The Gillisia sp. Hel_I_86 genome has a segment encoding these proteins:
- a CDS encoding tyrosine-protein phosphatase, with translation MISFFRKKEFLIDHLQGITDIHNHILPGIDDGAQNAEDSISLLEGFEEIGITKFIATPHIMNDYYPNTPETINTALGLLKKGISENEKLKSTEIRYAAEYMMDQSFLDLMKTEKLLCLRENMVLVEMSYFQPPINLNEILFKLQTSGYKPVLAHPERYAFYHAKDLSKYEELKNRGCLFQLNTLSLTPHYGNNMQKFAYKLLEDGMIDFIGSDTHRVQHIEKLKTINLEKKHLHLVKEVITKTREQF, from the coding sequence ATGATTTCCTTTTTTAGAAAAAAAGAATTTTTAATAGACCATTTACAAGGAATTACCGATATACATAACCATATTTTACCCGGTATTGATGATGGAGCTCAAAATGCAGAAGATTCTATATCTCTTTTAGAGGGGTTTGAGGAAATAGGGATCACTAAGTTTATTGCGACACCGCATATAATGAACGATTATTATCCCAACACTCCAGAAACGATAAATACCGCACTAGGTCTTTTAAAGAAAGGAATTAGTGAAAATGAAAAATTAAAAAGCACTGAAATTCGGTATGCTGCAGAATATATGATGGATCAAAGTTTCTTGGATCTAATGAAAACCGAGAAACTCCTATGTCTCAGGGAAAATATGGTTCTAGTGGAAATGTCCTATTTTCAACCCCCAATAAACCTAAACGAGATTTTGTTTAAACTTCAGACCAGTGGCTATAAACCTGTTTTAGCACATCCTGAGAGATATGCCTTTTATCATGCCAAGGACCTATCTAAATATGAGGAATTAAAAAACAGGGGCTGCTTATTCCAGTTAAATACTTTGTCCCTCACTCCGCATTACGGAAACAATATGCAAAAATTCGCATATAAACTTCTAGAGGATGGAATGATAGATTTTATTGGTAGCGATACGCATAGAGTCCAACATATTGAAAAGCTAAAGACTATTAATTTAGAGAAAAAACACCTCCACCTAGTAAAGGAAGTAATTACTAAAACCAGAGAACAGTTTTAA
- a CDS encoding DegT/DnrJ/EryC1/StrS family aminotransferase, which produces MEQGKIWLSSPHMGGTEQKFVNEAFDANWVAPLGPNVTGFELDIESYLSDSKNEVNDVHVAALSSGTAALHLALILLGVEPGDEVLCQSMTFAASANPIMYLGAIPVFVDSERDTLNLCPVYLEKAIEDRISKGKKPKAIIAVHLYGMPYKIDDIQKVAEKFEIPIVEDSAEALGSSYKGRKCGTFGTIGILSFNGNKIITTSGGGALIAKEKSVKNKAVFLATQARDDAPHYQHSEIGYNYRLSNISAGIGRGQMEVLDEHVDLRRAMNQFYQDIFLNIEGVTVFSEPNDDYFCNNWLTIISVDEKVTGKSREEFRLYMEGLNIECRPLWKPMHLQPVFKNMPFYGNGIAEELFETGLCLPSGSNLTGDDRKRLSVGINGFFSAQN; this is translated from the coding sequence ATGGAACAGGGCAAAATATGGCTCTCCTCACCCCATATGGGTGGGACTGAACAAAAATTTGTTAATGAAGCTTTTGATGCGAACTGGGTAGCACCACTGGGCCCAAATGTAACAGGCTTCGAGTTGGATATAGAAAGCTATTTATCAGACTCGAAAAATGAAGTTAACGATGTTCACGTTGCAGCTTTAAGTTCAGGTACTGCCGCCCTTCATTTAGCGTTGATCTTATTGGGAGTTGAACCGGGGGATGAAGTATTGTGTCAAAGCATGACGTTTGCCGCTTCAGCAAATCCAATTATGTATCTGGGAGCAATTCCGGTTTTTGTTGATAGTGAAAGGGATACTTTAAATTTATGTCCTGTTTATTTAGAAAAGGCAATAGAAGATAGGATTTCCAAAGGAAAAAAGCCGAAAGCGATAATTGCTGTACATTTGTATGGCATGCCTTATAAAATTGATGACATACAAAAAGTTGCCGAAAAATTTGAAATCCCAATTGTTGAGGATAGCGCAGAGGCCTTGGGAAGTTCTTATAAAGGAAGGAAATGTGGTACTTTTGGTACAATTGGAATCTTATCATTTAATGGCAATAAGATCATAACCACCTCTGGTGGAGGTGCTTTGATCGCCAAGGAGAAGTCCGTTAAAAATAAAGCTGTATTTTTAGCCACCCAAGCACGGGATGATGCCCCACATTATCAACATAGCGAAATTGGGTATAATTATAGATTAAGTAATATTTCTGCAGGTATTGGTAGAGGACAGATGGAAGTCCTGGATGAGCACGTGGATTTAAGACGGGCAATGAACCAGTTTTATCAAGACATATTTTTAAATATAGAAGGAGTTACTGTCTTTTCTGAACCAAATGATGACTATTTTTGTAATAATTGGTTAACAATAATTTCTGTTGATGAAAAAGTTACTGGGAAATCCAGGGAAGAATTTAGATTATATATGGAAGGGCTTAATATAGAATGCAGGCCCCTTTGGAAGCCCATGCATTTGCAACCGGTATTTAAAAATATGCCTTTTTATGGAAATGGGATAGCAGAAGAATTGTTTGAAACTGGTTTATGTTTGCCTTCAGGTTCTAATTTAACCGGGGATGATAGAAAAAGATTGAGCGTGGGGATTAATGGATTTTTTAGCGCACAGAATTAA
- a CDS encoding sugar transferase: MYILFIKPFFDFIISLTALLILSPLLLTATILLFLANKGNPFFVQKRPGKKGRIFKIVKFKTMTDEKDSNGNLLPDSQRLTTIGSFIRKTSLDEIPQLWNVLIGDMSIIGPRPLLPQYLPIYTPHQYKRHDLRPGITGWAQVNGRNAISWTQKFEYDVWYVQNVSFFVDMEILFKTVQKVLVSEGINAENMATTEPFNGNN; encoded by the coding sequence ATTTATATATTATTTATTAAGCCTTTTTTTGATTTTATAATTTCATTAACGGCACTTCTAATTTTAAGTCCGTTATTATTAACTGCCACGATCCTATTATTTTTGGCCAATAAAGGAAATCCATTTTTTGTGCAAAAAAGGCCAGGAAAAAAGGGCCGAATTTTCAAAATCGTGAAATTTAAAACCATGACCGATGAAAAGGATTCTAATGGCAATTTACTTCCAGACTCACAAAGGTTGACAACAATTGGTTCATTTATTAGGAAAACCTCATTAGATGAAATTCCGCAACTATGGAACGTTTTAATAGGCGATATGAGTATTATTGGACCTCGACCCCTTTTGCCTCAATATTTGCCAATATATACGCCACATCAATATAAAAGACATGATTTAAGGCCTGGAATAACAGGTTGGGCCCAAGTGAATGGTAGAAATGCGATTAGTTGGACCCAAAAATTTGAATATGATGTATGGTATGTTCAAAATGTATCTTTTTTTGTAGATATGGAAATCCTTTTTAAAACTGTTCAAAAAGTTTTGGTTTCTGAAGGAATTAATGCAGAGAATATGGCTACTACTGAGCCATTTAATGGAAATAATTAA
- a CDS encoding acetyltransferase produces MNIYGASGHGKVIIDIAESNNISIDQIFDDNKNIEFLNKRAVVHVLNQRLLDADTIIAIGNNKIRKKIVDSFNGNISDAIIHKSAIISPSAILEKGTVVMANACVNSSTQIGEHCIINTASTIDHDCVLGNYVHISPNAAIAGNVGIDEGTHVGIGAVIIHGIKIGKWVTVGAGAVIIRDIPDFAVVVGNPGKIIKYLN; encoded by the coding sequence ATGAATATTTACGGGGCCAGCGGTCATGGAAAAGTAATCATCGATATCGCAGAATCGAATAATATTTCAATCGATCAAATTTTCGATGACAATAAAAATATAGAATTTCTAAACAAAAGAGCAGTTGTCCATGTCTTAAATCAACGCTTATTGGATGCTGATACTATCATCGCAATTGGAAACAACAAAATTCGGAAAAAGATCGTCGATTCCTTTAACGGCAACATTTCAGATGCAATAATCCACAAATCGGCTATAATATCACCAAGCGCAATCTTGGAAAAAGGAACTGTTGTAATGGCCAATGCCTGTGTGAACTCTTCTACCCAAATAGGCGAACATTGCATAATCAACACTGCTTCCACCATAGATCATGACTGTGTCTTAGGTAATTACGTTCATATTTCTCCCAATGCAGCAATTGCCGGAAATGTAGGAATTGATGAAGGAACCCACGTTGGAATTGGAGCCGTAATTATTCATGGTATAAAAATTGGTAAATGGGTAACGGTTGGAGCTGGGGCTGTAATTATTCGTGATATTCCAGATTTTGCAGTAGTTGTTGGCAATCCCGGTAAAATTATAAAGTATTTAAATTAA
- a CDS encoding capsule assembly Wzi family protein, whose protein sequence is MKLFLTFLLILSYFHVLQAQQIKYEGFGSLTGLAYSQEESPFWIHSNQRGRIDESSNVSAFFSGKATYQFSRHARLELGAGGLFHDGYSEKLQLDESYIMLENYWLKAYVGRKQKELLYDGLSASNQNILWSLNARPLFGISLYLKNPISISKKAGLSIDATWEEFITDDERYVENTKIHHKSFHVIFNKIKNFEIKAGLQHFVQWGGDAPGFGKLPENFGDYINVFIAKEGNNNVGGQEANALGNHLGSYEVYINTLVNDYKVEILYNHLFEDGSGRVLRNTPDGRYGVFIKSPNSGNLVNSLMYEFYYTRDQSDEDITSDGNDNYFNNNLYRSGWTYESRILGVPFITLDDNRFRISNNKIIVHHIGISGVVGELPYKFLTSYRNNYGAKGANFKKNTILSTYLDLKVWQDTFDVNLQLGADLNSIAAPNFGAGVQISKKFL, encoded by the coding sequence ATGAAGCTCTTTTTGACCTTTCTGCTTATTTTAAGCTATTTTCATGTACTTCAGGCTCAACAAATAAAATATGAAGGTTTCGGTTCTTTAACGGGGCTTGCATATTCTCAAGAAGAATCTCCTTTTTGGATTCATAGCAATCAACGGGGGAGAATAGATGAATCAAGTAATGTTTCAGCTTTTTTTAGCGGTAAGGCTACCTACCAGTTTTCACGACATGCTAGGTTAGAATTAGGAGCAGGAGGCCTTTTTCATGATGGGTATTCCGAAAAACTGCAATTGGATGAATCTTATATAATGCTAGAGAATTATTGGTTAAAAGCATATGTAGGAAGAAAACAAAAAGAATTGTTATACGATGGGCTTAGCGCAAGCAATCAGAATATTCTTTGGTCGTTAAATGCCCGACCCTTATTTGGAATTAGTTTGTACCTAAAAAACCCTATTTCTATAAGTAAAAAGGCAGGTTTAAGTATTGATGCTACTTGGGAGGAGTTTATAACCGATGATGAGAGATATGTTGAAAACACTAAGATTCATCATAAAAGTTTCCATGTGATTTTTAATAAAATAAAGAATTTTGAAATAAAGGCAGGACTTCAGCATTTTGTTCAATGGGGAGGGGATGCACCAGGTTTCGGGAAATTGCCAGAGAATTTTGGGGATTATATAAACGTCTTTATCGCAAAAGAAGGGAATAACAATGTGGGAGGCCAGGAAGCAAATGCCCTAGGAAATCACCTAGGGAGCTACGAGGTTTACATTAATACTTTGGTAAATGACTACAAAGTGGAAATTTTATACAATCACCTGTTCGAAGATGGATCCGGTAGGGTTTTGAGAAATACTCCTGATGGACGCTATGGTGTTTTTATTAAAAGCCCAAATTCAGGGAATCTTGTTAATTCATTGATGTATGAATTTTATTATACCAGGGATCAAAGTGACGAGGATATAACCTCAGATGGAAATGATAATTATTTCAATAATAATTTATATAGATCTGGTTGGACCTATGAAAGCAGAATTCTAGGGGTGCCATTTATTACACTAGACGATAATAGATTCAGGATCAGTAACAATAAAATTATTGTTCATCATATTGGAATTTCCGGAGTGGTAGGAGAGTTGCCTTATAAATTTCTGACTAGTTATAGAAATAACTATGGGGCAAAAGGTGCAAATTTTAAAAAAAATACAATTTTATCGACCTACTTGGATTTGAAAGTGTGGCAGGACACGTTTGATGTCAACCTTCAATTAGGTGCAGACCTTAATTCCATAGCTGCTCCAAATTTTGGAGCTGGAGTACAAATAAGCAAAAAATTCTTATAA
- a CDS encoding glycosyltransferase family 4 protein → MPKLIRITTIPLSLEKLLEGQLSFMNAHYEVIAIAAEKDRLEKYGRDNNVKTYWVNMTRKITPVEDLKAVFKLYKYFKKENPLIVHTHTPKAGIVGMFAAKLAGVPIRLHTVAGLPLLETTGAKRGILDFVEKLTYSLATRIYPNSFELKKIILDQKYTEAKKLKILGNGSSNGIDTNYFDPTLYSEKDNEILRKKLNINKNELVFIFIGRIVSEKGINELITAFIKLYERNPKVKLLLVGPFESDLDPIDDSNLKIINSHKAIVSVGYQVDVRPYLAISDVLTFPSYREGFPNVVMQAGAMNLPSIVTNINGCNEIIKHNENGIIIPVKDSDGLYNAMSHLNNDRSFLEGLRKNARNHITANYERGQFWNFLLNEYKELEMLYKLRKKK, encoded by the coding sequence TTGCCTAAACTCATACGTATTACCACCATCCCCCTTTCCTTGGAAAAACTTTTGGAAGGTCAGCTCTCATTCATGAATGCTCATTACGAGGTAATTGCAATAGCTGCTGAAAAGGATCGACTTGAAAAATACGGAAGGGATAATAATGTAAAAACCTATTGGGTAAATATGACCCGGAAAATCACCCCCGTGGAAGATTTAAAAGCGGTATTCAAACTTTATAAATATTTCAAAAAAGAAAATCCGCTAATAGTCCACACGCATACACCAAAAGCTGGAATTGTAGGGATGTTTGCTGCAAAACTAGCAGGGGTCCCAATTAGACTGCATACAGTGGCCGGATTACCACTACTTGAAACTACTGGCGCTAAGAGGGGGATTTTGGATTTTGTTGAAAAGCTTACGTATAGTTTGGCTACAAGGATTTATCCTAATTCTTTTGAACTAAAAAAAATAATCCTTGATCAAAAATACACAGAAGCTAAAAAACTTAAAATTTTAGGGAACGGAAGTTCAAACGGAATTGATACCAACTACTTTGACCCTACTTTATATTCTGAAAAGGATAATGAGATATTAAGAAAAAAGCTAAATATTAATAAAAATGAACTTGTCTTCATTTTTATTGGAAGGATCGTTTCAGAAAAAGGCATCAACGAATTGATAACGGCATTTATAAAATTATATGAACGTAATCCGAAGGTGAAATTATTGCTGGTTGGACCATTTGAAAGTGATCTGGATCCAATTGATGATTCTAATTTGAAGATCATAAACTCCCATAAGGCAATTGTTTCTGTTGGATATCAAGTAGATGTTCGTCCTTATTTGGCGATTTCAGATGTGCTCACATTCCCAAGTTATCGAGAGGGGTTTCCAAATGTTGTAATGCAAGCCGGCGCGATGAACCTACCTTCTATAGTTACAAATATTAATGGTTGTAACGAAATAATTAAACATAACGAGAACGGTATAATAATTCCTGTAAAAGATAGCGACGGTTTATATAATGCAATGAGTCATTTAAATAATGACCGATCCTTTCTAGAGGGATTGAGGAAGAATGCAAGGAATCATATTACTGCTAATTATGAAAGAGGGCAATTCTGGAATTTTCTTTTAAATGAATATAAAGAATTGGAAATGCTTTATAAGTTAAGGAAAAAGAAATAA
- a CDS encoding polysaccharide biosynthesis/export family protein, producing the protein MKNKFIVLLSLFALASCSTRNEIVYFQGAEQLENMKGAAEFEPVFEINDIIHIKVTSLNPEVVQPFQMQTGGQSSGSGGGGGGRQNSSLMGYLVDIDGNIQFPVLGKIKVAGKSRSELETFLTDRIHAYVKDAVVAVRLLNFRVIVLGEAGSQTIVDVENERMSVPELFGSVGGITYDGIRNNILIIREVDGVKSIGRIDMTKADVFKSPYYYLRQNDIVYVEPTYRKVKSAGFITSYTGLISLATTIFGIIVLITR; encoded by the coding sequence ATGAAAAATAAGTTTATAGTTTTATTATCCCTGTTTGCCCTTGCAAGCTGTTCCACTCGAAACGAAATTGTTTATTTTCAGGGAGCTGAACAACTCGAAAACATGAAGGGTGCCGCAGAATTTGAACCAGTTTTTGAGATTAATGATATCATTCACATAAAAGTAACTTCCTTAAATCCAGAAGTTGTTCAACCCTTTCAAATGCAAACTGGAGGTCAGTCTTCAGGAAGTGGAGGAGGTGGTGGTGGGCGGCAAAACTCATCTTTAATGGGATATTTAGTTGATATAGATGGCAATATTCAATTTCCCGTTTTGGGAAAAATCAAAGTTGCCGGAAAAAGCAGAAGTGAGCTGGAAACTTTTTTAACTGACAGGATACATGCGTATGTAAAAGATGCTGTAGTAGCTGTAAGACTATTAAATTTTAGAGTTATTGTCTTGGGCGAGGCAGGATCTCAGACTATAGTTGATGTAGAAAATGAGAGAATGAGTGTGCCCGAATTATTTGGCAGTGTAGGTGGTATAACTTATGACGGAATAAGAAATAATATTTTAATTATACGCGAAGTTGACGGAGTTAAATCTATTGGAAGGATAGATATGACAAAAGCAGATGTTTTTAAAAGCCCTTATTACTATTTAAGACAAAATGACATAGTATATGTAGAACCAACATATCGCAAGGTTAAATCAGCTGGATTTATTACGAGTTATACGGGTTTAATTTCTCTTGCCACTACGATTTTTGGAATAATTGTTCTCATTACCAGATAA
- a CDS encoding GumC family protein: MEELQDFTEEKESNFDLKGELYKYLGYWKWLVFGLLLGGVIAFLFNRYTIPKYRSESSMMIIKDSENNIANALPSGGSSILTIGQNTLDNQIVTLKSKRLVEKVVDELDHNISYFVEGNVITTEAYESSAIVINFITQDSIVNTQKEDLFITPISDTKFKIFNGTDSFLEQHIFGEIITYKNLKFSILPRKSYMGTKFRNVKTTHIRIRPVVDVAENYIQNLIIGPKGKALDILSLSLIQNESARSRDFLNNLMFQFNQDGVTDKSQVAKNTTEFIQNRLELITTELDSVEGGMASFKRNNQIMDVYSGAQQYMAKSSQAEKEIFTIETQLLLVNSIADILRAKGNYELLPVNLGIQDGGISSLISAYNSLILERNKLLVSSTTEHPAVKNLTDQIDDLKNSLFENLKNSENSLKIQKQELEQLGTTSDNKFSSFPGMEKGMRGIERQQQIKEQLYLFLLQRREEAAIAFAVTSPVAKVIDPAYTDAKPVDPAPWLILVGGFLVGLILPIIVLFIKFMLDTKVHHKGDLELLIKNIPFLGEVPKIAENQDEVIQLNDRSPLAESFRILRTNLAYLLKPKPNNNGEIIFVTSTIKGEGKTFISYNLSRTLATTNKKVIIIGADIRNPKLHRYIDLPMETKGLSDYLYNYDIITTDIINESMDKHVKVDLILSGSIPPNPAELFMSERMELLLDDLSKIYDFVIVDTAPTMIVTDTLLISPLADTILYITRAGYTEKKLLEFPKELKQQGKLKGLAVILNDVDYSKFSYGSKYSYNYGYGYGYGANEETRWKRIKKKVLKK; encoded by the coding sequence ATGGAAGAATTACAAGATTTTACTGAAGAAAAAGAATCTAATTTTGATTTAAAAGGAGAACTATATAAGTATTTAGGATATTGGAAATGGTTGGTTTTTGGTCTTCTACTAGGGGGTGTAATAGCTTTTCTGTTTAATAGATATACAATTCCTAAATATCGTTCAGAATCATCCATGATGATTATAAAAGATAGCGAAAATAATATTGCTAATGCACTTCCATCAGGTGGTAGCTCAATTTTAACTATCGGTCAAAATACTTTGGACAATCAAATTGTTACACTTAAATCCAAAAGATTGGTGGAAAAAGTTGTAGATGAATTAGATCATAATATTTCATATTTTGTTGAAGGTAATGTTATTACAACGGAGGCATATGAATCCAGCGCAATTGTTATCAATTTTATTACACAAGATTCTATTGTAAATACTCAAAAGGAGGATTTGTTCATAACACCAATATCCGACACTAAGTTTAAAATATTTAATGGTACAGATAGTTTTTTAGAACAGCATATATTTGGGGAAATAATTACCTATAAAAATTTAAAATTTTCAATCCTACCCCGGAAATCTTATATGGGTACTAAGTTTAGGAATGTTAAAACTACTCACATTAGGATTAGACCAGTTGTAGATGTAGCTGAAAATTACATTCAAAATTTAATTATTGGACCAAAGGGAAAGGCCTTGGATATATTGTCTTTATCCTTAATTCAAAATGAGAGCGCAAGATCCAGGGATTTTTTAAATAATTTGATGTTTCAGTTCAATCAAGACGGGGTTACTGATAAGAGTCAAGTTGCAAAAAACACTACTGAATTTATTCAAAATAGATTAGAATTAATCACGACTGAGTTGGATTCTGTAGAAGGAGGGATGGCCAGCTTTAAACGAAACAATCAGATCATGGATGTATATTCTGGAGCACAGCAATATATGGCTAAATCTTCCCAGGCAGAAAAGGAAATATTTACTATTGAAACTCAATTATTATTGGTTAATTCTATAGCAGACATACTTAGAGCAAAAGGCAATTATGAATTGTTGCCTGTGAATTTAGGAATTCAGGATGGTGGTATCTCAAGTTTGATTTCTGCTTATAATTCTTTGATTTTAGAACGGAATAAACTTCTAGTGTCATCAACTACTGAGCATCCAGCTGTCAAAAATTTGACAGATCAAATTGACGATTTAAAAAACAGCCTCTTCGAAAATTTAAAAAATAGTGAAAATTCTTTGAAAATTCAGAAGCAGGAATTAGAGCAATTAGGAACAACTTCTGATAATAAATTTAGCTCTTTTCCCGGAATGGAAAAGGGGATGCGGGGCATAGAACGCCAACAACAAATTAAGGAACAATTATATTTGTTTCTTTTGCAACGTCGTGAAGAGGCCGCCATAGCCTTTGCGGTTACCTCTCCCGTGGCCAAGGTTATAGACCCGGCGTATACAGATGCTAAGCCGGTAGATCCAGCTCCTTGGTTAATATTAGTTGGAGGTTTTTTAGTTGGACTAATCTTACCAATTATTGTTCTTTTCATCAAATTCATGCTGGATACCAAGGTGCATCATAAGGGGGATCTTGAGCTATTAATTAAAAATATTCCATTTCTGGGTGAAGTGCCTAAAATTGCCGAAAATCAAGATGAAGTCATTCAATTAAATGACAGATCTCCCTTAGCAGAATCTTTCAGGATTTTGAGAACCAATTTGGCTTATTTGTTAAAACCAAAACCAAATAATAATGGCGAAATAATTTTTGTCACCTCCACTATAAAGGGAGAGGGTAAAACTTTCATCTCTTATAACTTATCAAGAACGTTGGCTACAACCAATAAAAAGGTGATCATTATTGGTGCCGATATTAGAAACCCTAAATTACATAGGTATATTGATTTACCAATGGAAACCAAAGGTCTATCTGATTATCTTTATAATTATGATATAATTACAACAGATATCATAAATGAATCCATGGATAAGCATGTTAAGGTTGATTTAATCCTATCCGGGTCTATTCCTCCAAACCCTGCAGAGCTATTTATGAGCGAACGTATGGAACTTTTGCTTGATGATTTGTCTAAAATTTATGATTTTGTAATTGTAGACACTGCACCCACAATGATTGTGACAGATACCTTATTGATAAGTCCATTGGCAGACACAATTTTATATATTACTAGGGCTGGTTATACTGAAAAGAAACTATTGGAATTTCCAAAAGAATTAAAACAGCAAGGTAAGCTTAAAGGATTAGCCGTAATTCTTAATGATGTGGATTATTCTAAATTTTCATATGGATCAAAATATAGCTATAATTATGGTTATGGCTACGGCTATGGTGCAAATGAAGAGACGAGATGGAAAAGGATCAAGAAAAAAGTATTGAAAAAATAA
- a CDS encoding polysaccharide biosynthesis protein, whose translation MGDRLLSALKLSLTSSDSALNLRNLKYLPRWAVFLIDIFLVSISSLLTILIIIDLTPNYYTLLDFTLKGIIVVLTNIFFFFVFKTYAGIIRYSSNIDALKLILATTSSFITLILINYITFFVIGEKVFLIGGLLINLWISFSLLFLFRLGVKQVYEFYKIALRGDSIKRAVILGADENAISIAGALNIEHPRRFKIVGFLTKTKHNNSIRILDKPVVKYKTTIHNQLKILNASAVILTEQNFSAEEKFALVEDCLENNIQVFNAPLVSNWHEDDKPIAQKVKTLQIEDLLDREPIMLERENKSAQLTGKTILVTGGAGSIGSEIVRQVAQYTPKKLIILDQAETPLHNLQLEVEAKFPDLNYRCIICDVGNQKRLELMFQNHSIDVVYHAAAYKHVPLMEANPHEAISVNIRGTKNLADLAIKYDVGHFVMVSTDKAVNPSNVMGASKRAAEMYVQSLYHHQSKFDKKETKFITTRFGNVLGSNGSVVPLFRKQIEKGGPVTITHPDIIRYFMTIPEACQLVLEAGAMGKGGEIFVFDMGEPVKIMDLAIKMIKLAGYTPNKNIKVKITGLRPGEKLYEELLNDECKTLPTHHKKIMIGIDKVQDYDFINLKIEKIIKSSEKLKNDKVVAKLKELIPEFISKNSAYQSLDKLPFQNKEAELMNKNN comes from the coding sequence ATGGGTGATCGGTTACTTTCAGCATTAAAATTGAGTTTGACCTCTTCAGATAGTGCATTGAATTTAAGAAATTTAAAGTACCTCCCAAGATGGGCTGTCTTTCTTATAGATATATTTTTAGTTTCCATATCCTCTTTGCTCACCATATTAATTATTATAGATCTCACACCCAACTATTATACTTTATTGGATTTTACATTAAAAGGGATCATTGTCGTGTTAACCAATATCTTCTTTTTCTTTGTTTTTAAAACATATGCTGGGATTATTCGATATTCCTCCAATATAGATGCCCTAAAATTAATATTGGCGACAACTTCCTCCTTTATAACCTTAATTCTCATCAATTACATCACATTCTTTGTGATTGGAGAAAAGGTTTTTTTAATAGGTGGCTTATTGATTAATTTATGGATTTCATTTTCACTGCTATTTTTATTTCGTCTTGGGGTCAAGCAGGTTTATGAGTTTTATAAAATTGCACTTCGGGGTGATTCTATTAAAAGAGCAGTTATTCTGGGAGCAGATGAGAATGCTATATCTATTGCAGGTGCCTTGAATATTGAACATCCACGAAGGTTTAAAATTGTGGGTTTTCTAACGAAAACCAAACATAACAATAGTATTAGGATTTTGGACAAGCCTGTGGTGAAATATAAAACCACTATTCATAATCAGCTTAAAATTTTAAATGCTTCAGCCGTAATTCTCACGGAACAAAATTTTTCTGCTGAAGAAAAGTTTGCCTTGGTAGAAGATTGCTTAGAAAACAATATTCAAGTTTTTAATGCACCCTTGGTTTCCAATTGGCATGAAGATGACAAACCAATAGCCCAAAAAGTAAAAACCTTACAAATTGAAGATTTATTGGACCGGGAACCAATAATGTTGGAGAGGGAAAATAAATCGGCTCAACTTACTGGGAAAACCATATTGGTTACAGGTGGAGCAGGTTCTATTGGAAGTGAAATTGTAAGACAGGTTGCTCAATACACTCCTAAAAAGTTAATTATTTTAGATCAGGCAGAAACTCCCTTACATAACCTTCAGTTGGAAGTTGAAGCCAAATTCCCAGATTTAAACTATAGGTGTATAATTTGCGATGTTGGAAATCAAAAAAGATTGGAGTTAATGTTCCAGAATCACAGCATAGACGTGGTTTATCATGCAGCAGCGTATAAGCATGTGCCATTAATGGAAGCCAATCCACACGAGGCTATTTCGGTAAACATTCGTGGAACAAAGAATCTTGCGGATCTAGCTATTAAATATGATGTAGGCCATTTTGTAATGGTTTCTACAGATAAGGCTGTAAATCCAAGCAACGTAATGGGAGCCTCAAAAAGAGCTGCTGAAATGTATGTACAATCGCTTTACCATCATCAGTCCAAATTTGATAAGAAGGAAACCAAATTTATAACTACCAGGTTTGGAAATGTGTTGGGTTCCAATGGATCTGTGGTTCCTTTATTTAGAAAGCAAATAGAAAAAGGGGGACCTGTAACCATTACCCATCCAGATATTATTAGGTATTTCATGACTATTCCAGAAGCCTGCCAGTTGGTTTTGGAAGCTGGAGCCATGGGAAAAGGAGGAGAGATTTTTGTCTTTGATATGGGCGAGCCCGTAAAAATCATGGATCTTGCTATTAAAATGATAAAGTTGGCTGGTTATACGCCCAATAAAAATATTAAAGTAAAAATCACTGGCCTTCGCCCTGGAGAAAAATTATACGAAGAGCTTTTAAATGATGAATGTAAAACGCTACCAACACACCATAAGAAGATTATGATAGGTATCGATAAAGTTCAGGATTATGATTTTATAAATTTAAAAATAGAAAAAATCATAAAATCTTCTGAAAAATTAAAGAATGATAAAGTGGTTGCAAAATTAAAAGAATTGATTCCCGAATTTATTAGTAAGAATTCAGCTTATCAAAGTTTAGATAAGTTGCCTTTCCAAAATAAAGAAGCAGAGTTAATGAATAAAAACAATTGA